The following are from one region of the Megachile rotundata isolate GNS110a chromosome 15, iyMegRotu1, whole genome shotgun sequence genome:
- the LOC143265920 gene encoding uncharacterized protein LOC143265920, protein MANEGANPRLGDASASSSDKVSVVLQSSRIPQFWPLKVALWFKLLEAHFTSARITKDEAKFNITIANLGEKYIEQVEHIVVNPPESGQYELLKKELMKRLIESDSTRVQKLLEGEEIGDRTPSQFFRDLKKLAIPSVPDDFIVTLWKNRLPANTQRVLAAATETNITALTEMADRIHEIRPERGHLTSVSRDSEVMEFREEI, encoded by the coding sequence ATGGCTAATGAAGGTGCGAATCCTCGATTAGGTGATGCGAGCGCGAGTTCAAGTGACAAAGTGAGTGTTGTGTTGCAAAGTTCGCGTATACCACAGTTTTGGCCGTTAAAAGTCGCATTATGGTTTAAATTATTAGAAGCTCACTTTACATCCGCGCGCATCACAAAGGACGAAGCCAAGTTTAATATCACCATCGCGAATTTAGGTGAAAAGTATATTGAACAAGTCGAGCATATTGTGGTTAATCCGCCCGAGTCGGGACAATATGAACTCTTAAAAAAGGAACTAATGAAACGATTAATCGAATCGGACAGTACTCGTGTGCAGAAATTGCTCGAAGGCGAGGAAATCGGCGATCGCACACCCTCGCAGTTCTTTCGGGATTTGAAAAAGCTCGCGATTCCGTCAGTGCCGGATGATTTTATTGTGACTCTGTGGAAAAATCGGTTGCCCGCGAATACTCAGCGTGTGCTTGCAGCCGCGACAGAGACGAATATTACGGCGCTCACGGAAATGGCGGACAGGATCCACGAGATTCGTCCGGAACGTGGACATCTCACATCGGTGTCTCGTGATAGCGAGGTGATGGAGTTTCgggaagaaatttag
- the LOC143265905 gene encoding uncharacterized protein LOC143265905: MAHLEQSINEIKHVVSTMTKALAEHMKLFEEENKNRRQEIIDLAKVLNATVITEESESSKPKTTRDQRRSTTLQDDREDTSSEEEERHGGVSDRNRSSNNEVGQKPTQVIRIIRTLRGRDDLGIEDFISDVRYARSICSDKFMLLKLIIAERITDQAERAIRYLRIDSYEDLFEALRTYVTSPNTVNGSRTRLQNTRQGQTESVVNFNIRFRQALNELKYAIQYKHTRPSSRKIAIEEEEDAAVSTYTMNLRKEIGVMIVPAQPKTLEQAQSLAIEMENWLRDSKRPTQAATHVQIRTSNPLPVRRNDTEDRRNYFPTRPSNQFSRPLATRQNPTPPVQPKCFKCGQIGHIAPNCTNFRPTHKEKIPPRVNHTTAAEEEDTTEQQEFTVCQEDSNMYEPASEELEMDPHDFS; the protein is encoded by the coding sequence aTGGCGCATTTGGAACAATCAATTAACGAAATTAAGCATGTTGTTAGCACAATGACTAAGGCATTAGCTGAGCACATGAAATTATTCGAGGAAGAAAACAAGAATAGACGACAGGAAATAATCGACTTGGCTAAGGTTTTAAATGCAACTGTAATAACGGAAGAAAGTGAGTCATCAAAGCCGAAAACAACAAGAGACCAGAGACGGAGCACAACCCTTCAGGACGACCGAGAAGACACTTCCAGTGAGGAGGAGGAACGGCACGGTGGCGTAAGCGATCGAAATAGAAGTTCAAACAACGAGGTAGGACAAAAACCGACTCAAGTCATTAGAATCATTAGAACCTTGCGCGGACGTGACGATTTGGGGATTGAAGATTTTATTTCCGACGTGCGATATGCCAGATCAATCTGCTCCGATAAATTTATGCTATTAAAGTTAATCATTGCCGAACGAATAACTGATCAAGCTGAACGTGCAATAAGATATTTAAGAATAGATAGTTACGAAGACCTTTTCGAAGCACTGCGAACGTACGTTACTTCTCCAAACACTGTAAACGGCAGTAGAACCCGTTTACAAAATacaagacagggacagacagaatcTGTCGTCAACTTCAACATTCGATTTAGACAGGCCTTAAATGAACTAAAATACGCCATACAGTATAAGCATACGCGCCCCAGCAGTAGGAAAATTGCgatagaagaagaggaagatgcGGCAGTATCAACATATACGATGAACTTACGCAAGGAGATAGGAGTAATGATAGTACCAGCACAACCTAAGACTCTGGAACAGGCCCAAAGCCTGGCAatagaaatggaaaattggcTACGTGATTCAAAGCGACCCACACAAGCAGCGACTCATGTGCAGATACGAACGAGCAACCCTTTACCAGTTCGACGAAATGATACCGAAGACAGACGCAACTATTTTCCAACTCGGCCGAGCAACCAGTTTTCAAGACCACTGGCAACAAGGCAAAATCCAACTCCACCAGTACAACCCAAATGCTTCAAGTGCGGACAAATTGGGCATATAGCACCCAACTGTACAAATTTTCGGCCAACCCACAAAGAGAAAATACCACCAAGGGTGAATCATACGACAGCTGCAGAAGAGGAGGACACGACCGAGCAGCAAGAATTCACAGTGTGCCAGGAAGACTCCAATATGTACGAGCCAGCTTCAGAGGAATTAGAAATGGACCCGCACGACTTCTCCTAG